Proteins from a genomic interval of Clostridium scatologenes:
- a CDS encoding amino acid permease — protein sequence MSNKVETQTGESLERGLEERHIKMMAIGGAIGVGLFLGSATAIKAAGPAILATYAVAGIIIFFIMRALGEMAVEHPVAGSFSAYANDYVSPLAGYLTGWTYWIMWVVTCMAEVTAVGIYINFWFPNVPQWVSALVAVCVLTAVNLTAAKAFGEIEFWFALIKVVTIIVMIAVGLAMIAFGLGNKGVPIGISNLTAHGGFFPKGIMGPISTLTMVSFAFVGVELIGVTAGEAKNPEKVIPTAINSVFWRIMVFYIGALFVIMSLYPWDSIGTTGSPFVLTFAKLGIAAAAGIINFVVLTAAASSCNSGIFTTGRMVYNLALQGQAPKSFAKLSSTNVPKNGILVSVAFMLVGVILNYVAPGKAFTYVTSVGTFAGIFAWFMIVYTQIKFRRSLTPEQVKNLKFKTVLYPASGIITMIFLIGVFISMCMGADTRIPAIVGVIWILLLIVAWYASGLNKKEPTKLLS from the coding sequence ATGAGTAACAAAGTTGAAACTCAAACAGGTGAAAGCCTAGAGCGTGGTCTTGAAGAAAGACACATTAAAATGATGGCAATTGGTGGAGCCATCGGAGTTGGTTTGTTCCTAGGATCAGCAACAGCCATTAAGGCTGCAGGCCCAGCTATATTGGCTACTTATGCCGTTGCAGGAATAATTATATTTTTTATCATGCGTGCTCTTGGTGAAATGGCTGTTGAGCATCCAGTTGCAGGTTCATTCAGCGCATACGCAAATGATTACGTAAGTCCTCTTGCAGGATATCTAACAGGTTGGACATACTGGATAATGTGGGTTGTAACATGTATGGCAGAAGTTACCGCAGTCGGTATTTACATCAACTTCTGGTTTCCAAATGTGCCACAGTGGGTATCCGCACTTGTCGCTGTTTGTGTACTTACTGCTGTAAACTTAACTGCAGCAAAAGCTTTTGGAGAAATCGAATTCTGGTTTGCACTTATAAAAGTTGTTACAATAATTGTTATGATTGCAGTAGGTTTAGCTATGATAGCATTTGGACTTGGAAATAAAGGAGTACCTATTGGTATTTCAAACTTGACTGCTCATGGCGGATTCTTCCCTAAAGGAATCATGGGACCTATATCTACCTTGACTATGGTTTCCTTTGCTTTCGTAGGAGTTGAACTTATAGGTGTTACAGCTGGAGAAGCAAAAAATCCTGAAAAAGTAATACCAACAGCTATAAATAGTGTTTTCTGGCGAATAATGGTATTCTATATTGGTGCATTGTTTGTTATAATGTCACTTTATCCTTGGGATAGTATAGGAACAACAGGAAGTCCATTCGTTCTTACATTTGCTAAACTTGGTATAGCTGCAGCAGCTGGTATAATAAACTTCGTTGTACTTACAGCAGCAGCATCATCATGTAACTCAGGTATATTCACAACTGGACGTATGGTATATAATCTAGCGCTTCAAGGTCAGGCACCTAAGTCTTTTGCAAAGCTAAGCTCAACTAATGTTCCTAAAAATGGAATACTTGTTTCAGTAGCCTTTATGCTAGTTGGAGTTATCCTAAACTATGTTGCTCCTGGTAAAGCATTTACTTATGTTACAAGTGTAGGAACATTTGCAGGTATATTTGCTTGGTTCATGATTGTTTATACTCAGATTAAATTCAGAAGAAGTCTTACACCTGAACAAGTTAAAAATTTAAAATTCAAGACAGTACTTTATCCAGCTTCAGGTATCATAACTATGATATTCTTAATTGGAGTATTTATTTCAATGTGTATGGGAGCTGATACAAGAATTCCAGCTATAGTTGGAGTTATATGGATACTACTTTTAATTGTAGCTTGGTATGCAAGTGGATTAAATAAAAAGGAACCTACTAAACTTCTTAGCTAA
- a CDS encoding ABC transporter permease, producing the protein MNKLFYPKLAVINIKKNSKTYFPFILTCICTIMMFYIMHAISINKGLNGTGGVQSLKTILSLGTIVIGIFSAIFLFYTNSFLIKRRKKEIGLYNVLGLEKKHIAKILFYECIFTSAISLIIGLIGGIILNKLMFLLLIKMLNFKVHFGFSISMPSVIKTLIVFISIFFLNLLSNLFQIKILKPIELLKGSEQGEKEPKTKWIMTIIGVTALCTGYGIALNVKSPISALFLFFGAVILVMIGTYAIFTAGSIAVLKFLRKQKNFYYKTGNFISVSGMMYRMKQNAVGLANICILSTAVLVMLSTTISLYAGMDDFLKIRYPRDIVITARETNENQIQKVNETLDSELKNSKIDIKDKIYYVDNSLEVIEKSGKFLSVSENTDKSKISAIEVIPVSDYNRLQEKNVSLHDDEVILFSKVKGYNDNTINIDGKTFKVKQRLDKPVEGLDNSMMDVVDTYIIFVNNVDAVGKKGFKEYTIGFNISGTNKDIISTSDKLNKKFAQNKIKASVESAVSGKEGFLSVYGGLFFLGIFLGTLFLMATVLIIYYKQISEGYEDKERFEIMQKVGMDKNEIRKTIRSQVLMVFFLPLVFTIIHIAFAFPMITKMLALLGLKNVNLFILSTAITIIVFAAIYTLVFSLTARAYYKIVE; encoded by the coding sequence ATGAATAAGCTATTTTATCCTAAATTAGCAGTAATAAACATCAAAAAAAATAGTAAGACTTATTTCCCATTTATACTCACTTGTATATGTACAATCATGATGTTTTATATAATGCATGCAATTTCAATAAATAAAGGATTGAATGGAACCGGTGGAGTTCAAAGTTTAAAAACAATTCTTTCTTTAGGAACGATAGTAATAGGAATATTCTCAGCTATATTTCTCTTTTATACAAATAGTTTTCTAATTAAAAGACGTAAAAAAGAAATTGGACTTTATAATGTGCTTGGACTTGAGAAAAAACATATTGCAAAAATACTGTTCTATGAATGTATTTTTACTTCTGCTATCAGTTTAATAATTGGACTTATTGGTGGAATTATTTTAAATAAACTTATGTTCCTTTTGTTAATAAAAATGCTTAATTTTAAAGTACACTTTGGATTTTCTATTTCAATGCCATCTGTGATAAAAACTTTAATTGTTTTTATTAGTATCTTTTTTTTAAACTTGTTATCAAATTTATTTCAAATAAAGATATTAAAGCCTATTGAACTTTTAAAAGGATCTGAACAAGGGGAAAAAGAGCCAAAAACAAAATGGATTATGACTATTATAGGAGTAACAGCTCTTTGCACTGGATATGGAATAGCATTAAATGTAAAATCACCTATTTCTGCATTGTTTTTGTTCTTTGGGGCAGTTATCTTGGTTATGATAGGAACTTATGCAATCTTTACAGCAGGAAGTATTGCAGTATTAAAGTTTCTTAGAAAGCAAAAGAATTTTTACTATAAAACAGGCAATTTTATATCTGTTTCTGGCATGATGTACAGAATGAAGCAAAATGCAGTAGGACTTGCCAATATTTGCATTTTGAGCACTGCTGTACTAGTTATGCTCTCAACTACAATTTCATTATATGCTGGTATGGATGATTTCTTAAAGATTCGCTATCCAAGAGATATAGTTATAACAGCTAGAGAAACTAATGAAAATCAAATACAAAAGGTGAATGAAACTTTAGACTCTGAATTAAAAAATAGTAAAATAGATATAAAAGATAAAATCTATTATGTAGACAATAGTTTGGAGGTTATAGAAAAGAGTGGCAAATTTTTATCTGTAAGTGAAAACACTGATAAATCAAAAATTTCTGCTATAGAGGTTATTCCTGTTTCAGATTATAATAGATTACAAGAAAAAAATGTTTCTCTTCATGATGATGAAGTAATTCTTTTCTCAAAAGTAAAAGGTTATAATGATAATACAATTAATATTGATGGTAAAACCTTTAAAGTTAAGCAGAGATTGGATAAACCTGTAGAAGGTTTAGATAATTCTATGATGGATGTAGTAGATACCTATATAATATTTGTAAATAATGTAGATGCTGTAGGTAAGAAAGGATTCAAGGAATATACAATTGGTTTTAATATTAGTGGCACAAATAAGGATATAATATCAACTTCTGACAAGTTAAATAAAAAATTCGCGCAAAATAAAATAAAAGCTAGTGTTGAAAGTGCTGTATCTGGCAAAGAAGGATTTCTTTCAGTATATGGTGGGTTGTTTTTCTTAGGCATATTTTTAGGCACATTATTTTTAATGGCAACGGTACTAATTATTTATTATAAGCAGATATCAGAAGGATATGAAGATAAAGAACGTTTTGAGATTATGCAAAAAGTTGGAATGGATAAAAATGAAATAAGGAAGACTATAAGAAGTCAGGTACTAATGGTATTTTTTCTTCCTCTTGTTTTTACAATAATCCATATTGCCTTTGCATTTCCAATGATTACAAAGATGCTTGCTCTTTTAGGACTAAAAAATGTAAATTTATTTATACTTTCAACTGCAATTACAATAATTGTTTTTGCAGCAATTTATACACTTGTATTTTCATTGACAGCTAGAGCATATTATAAAATTGTTGAGTAG
- a CDS encoding ABC transporter ATP-binding protein — MKLLEVNNLKKIYSSRFGGNQVQALSNVTFSVEKGEYVAIMGESGSGKTTLLNILASLDKPTSGEILLEGKNIVAIKESEITAFRRENLGFVFQDFNLLDTFSLKDNIFLPLVLSRKAYSEMEKRLKPIVEKLGIEQILEKFPYEVSGGQKQRAAVARALITDPQLILADEPTGALDSKSTDQLLKLFSDINNEGQTIVMVTHSTKAASHAGRVLFIKDGEVFHQLYRGSMTKEEMFERISNTLTVIATGGAANE; from the coding sequence ATGAAGTTATTAGAAGTAAATAATTTAAAGAAAATATATTCATCAAGATTTGGAGGTAATCAAGTTCAAGCTTTAAGTAATGTAACTTTTTCAGTGGAAAAGGGTGAATATGTAGCAATTATGGGAGAATCAGGCTCTGGAAAAACTACATTGCTTAATATATTAGCATCTTTAGATAAGCCAACTAGTGGTGAGATTTTACTTGAAGGCAAGAATATTGTTGCAATTAAAGAGAGTGAAATTACCGCATTTCGTAGAGAAAATTTAGGCTTTGTATTTCAAGACTTTAATTTGCTTGATACTTTTTCTTTAAAGGATAATATCTTTTTGCCACTTGTTTTATCAAGAAAAGCTTACAGTGAAATGGAAAAAAGATTGAAGCCTATTGTAGAAAAACTAGGAATAGAGCAAATACTAGAAAAATTCCCTTATGAGGTATCAGGAGGACAAAAGCAAAGAGCAGCTGTTGCCAGAGCTTTAATTACAGATCCACAGCTTATTTTAGCAGATGAGCCAACAGGAGCTCTTGATTCAAAATCAACAGATCAACTTTTAAAATTATTTTCAGATATTAATAATGAGGGCCAGACAATTGTTATGGTTACTCATAGTACCAAGGCAGCAAGTCATGCAGGAAGGGTACTTTTTATAAAAGATGGAGAAGTGTTTCATCAGCTTTATAGAGGTTCAATGACAAAGGAGGAGATGTTTGAAAGAATTTCAAATACACTTACAGTGATTGCTACTGGGGGTGCAGCAAATGAATAA
- a CDS encoding sensor histidine kinase — protein sequence MKEKSFLQILLCYIRGHKKTIIMGSIFIGIFAMVFSLYSLELEPVLYASFLSAIISFIFIAYDFIKYYKKHNDLCILEKKINIGLDKLPVANNLIEADYQNILQTLYEQSTDLISNIDIKQTEMVDYYTLWAHQIKTPIAAMRLILQSEYTEQNKELLEQVFKIEQYVEMVLGYLKIDNNSSDLVLKKCNLLEIIKQVIRKYAHVFIRKNIALDLKEMDCVVLTDEKWLVFVIEQILWNALKYTSSGKISIYMDDISQKVLVIEDTGAGIAEEDLPRIFERGFTGYNGRMDKKATGIGLYLCKKILDKLSHTISITSKVNAGTKVKINLSSIKTIIE from the coding sequence ATGAAGGAAAAATCTTTTTTGCAGATTTTATTATGCTATATTAGAGGTCATAAAAAAACAATAATAATGGGCAGTATTTTTATTGGAATTTTTGCTATGGTATTTTCATTATATTCTTTAGAGCTTGAGCCAGTTTTATATGCTTCTTTTTTATCAGCCATTATATCTTTTATATTTATTGCTTATGATTTTATTAAATACTATAAAAAGCATAATGATCTATGTATTCTTGAAAAAAAGATAAACATAGGATTAGATAAATTGCCAGTAGCTAATAATTTAATTGAAGCTGACTATCAAAATATTCTGCAGACACTTTATGAACAAAGTACAGATCTAATTTCAAATATAGACATTAAGCAGACAGAAATGGTAGATTATTATACTCTTTGGGCGCATCAAATTAAAACTCCAATTGCGGCAATGAGATTGATACTGCAAAGTGAGTATACTGAACAAAACAAGGAATTGTTGGAGCAAGTTTTTAAAATTGAGCAGTATGTTGAAATGGTGTTAGGTTATTTAAAAATTGATAATAACTCATCGGATTTGGTACTTAAAAAATGTAATTTGCTTGAAATTATAAAACAAGTTATTAGAAAGTATGCACATGTATTTATTAGAAAAAATATAGCACTTGATTTAAAAGAAATGGATTGCGTTGTGCTTACAGATGAAAAGTGGCTGGTATTTGTAATTGAACAAATATTATGGAATGCATTAAAATATACGAGCAGTGGAAAAATATCAATATACATGGATGATATTTCACAAAAGGTGCTTGTAATTGAGGATACAGGAGCAGGTATTGCAGAGGAAGATTTACCAAGAATATTTGAAAGAGGCTTTACTGGATACAATGGACGTATGGATAAAAAGGCAACAGGGATTGGTCTTTACCTTTGTAAAAAGATATTAGATAAGCTTTCACATACAATAAGCATTACTTCTAAGGTTAATGCAGGAACTAAAGTAAAAATTAATCTTTCTTCTATAAAAACTATAATAGAATAA
- a CDS encoding response regulator transcription factor: MYKILIVEDDMVIAKSMKNCLSGWNYETEFLTDFKDVTAEFIKFDPQLVLLDISLPFFNGYYWCTEIRKISKVPIIFISSMSDSMNIIMAVNMGGDDFISKPFDLNILVAKVQALIRRTYSFGGTMDIIEHNGIVLNLNNATIEYENNKIELTKNEFKILQILLENIGKAIPRDVIMTRLWESDSYIDDNTLTVNVTRLRKKLSDVGICDFVKTKKGIGYVVE; this comes from the coding sequence ATGTATAAAATTTTAATTGTTGAAGATGATATGGTTATTGCAAAATCAATGAAAAATTGTCTCAGTGGCTGGAATTATGAAACTGAATTTTTAACAGATTTTAAGGATGTTACTGCAGAATTTATTAAGTTTGATCCACAGCTTGTACTTTTGGATATATCCTTGCCATTTTTTAATGGTTATTATTGGTGTACTGAGATTCGTAAAATATCAAAGGTTCCTATTATTTTTATTTCTTCCATGTCTGATAGTATGAATATAATTATGGCTGTAAATATGGGCGGTGATGATTTTATTTCTAAACCTTTTGATTTAAATATTCTTGTGGCAAAGGTACAGGCATTAATAAGAAGGACATATTCTTTTGGCGGAACCATGGATATAATTGAACATAATGGTATAGTGTTAAACTTGAACAATGCTACTATTGAATATGAAAATAATAAGATTGAGCTTACAAAAAATGAATTTAAGATACTTCAAATTTTACTTGAGAATATTGGCAAGGCAATTCCAAGAGATGTTATTATGACAAGGCTTTGGGAAAGTGACAGCTACATAGATGATAATACTTTAACTGTTAATGTAACCCGTCTTAGAAAAAAACTTTCAGATGTTGGTATTTGTGACTTTGTTAAGACAAAAAAAGGCATTGGGTATGTGGTGGAATAA